A segment of the Coffea eugenioides isolate CCC68of unplaced genomic scaffold, Ceug_1.0 ScVebR1_1722;HRSCAF=2624, whole genome shotgun sequence genome:
CCGAGGACGTGGTTCTAGCCGTGGCCGTGGGGCTAGACAGGCACAAGAACATGTACGAGAACCGAGAGAGAAAAGAGTTGAAACAGTTGAACCGCAACCTGGACCCCGAACGGAAGGGGGGACCAAGTAGCAACGGCAAttcagcaaatgaccaatataCTTGCTCGACTGGTAGAACagcagggtcaagcccctgttaATCAACCCAGGGATCCTGAAATAGATCAGGCTctagagagattccaaaagttttttCCTCCTAAGTTTCTGGGAGGGCCAGACCCTGAGGCAACCGAGAGGTGGTTAGAGTCGATGATCAATATTTTTGCTACCTTAAACTATACGGAGGATAGGCAGGTGCATTTCGCTGTATTTCAGTTTGAAGGACCAGCTAGggcctggtggaacgtgattcgGGCTAAATGGGAGAGAGAAGGAACTGCCTGGACCTGGTTAAATTTTGTgcgggagtttaacgagaaatatctGCCACCGATAGTTCAGGAGAAGAGGGaaaatgattttattaagtTTCGTCAAGGAATTCTGAGTGtatctgagtatgagactcaatTCACGAAACTATCTAAGTTTGCTCCCGAATTGATATCTGCAGAGCAAAGGAGGGTAAGAAGGTTTGTCCAGAGACTAAATGTGAAAATACAAGAGGCTTTAGCGgcggcacaaattaatactttta
Coding sequences within it:
- the LOC113755776 gene encoding uncharacterized protein LOC113755776, translated to MTNILARLVEQQGQAPVNQPRDPEIDQALERFQKFFPPKFLGGPDPEATERWLESMINIFATLNYTEDRQVHFAVFQFEGPARAWWNVIRAKWEREGTAWTWLNFVREFNEKYLPPIVQEKRENDFIKFRQGILSVSEYETQFTKLSKFAPELISAEQRR